One window from the genome of Sphingomonas lacunae encodes:
- a CDS encoding alpha/beta fold hydrolase, with the protein MNDDPTTSLPPFTWTPDPASGISQRFIDANGQTFELAECGDPVSPRLALCLHGFPELNYSWRAQMPLLAARGWRVWAPNMRGYGASSKPQGWINYRVDTLVEDVAALIDTSGAQEVMLIAHDWGAIIAWHFAIRRLRPLTRLVIMNVPHPMCAQREIRHWHQLKKSWYMFFFQIPGLPEWSLTRDGAAAIRRIFVNDALNKQNFTPDVQQVYADAALRPGAMTAMLNYYRALFRTPDGRDAGDGMVDVPTLMLWGDNDVALDVRCTHGTDQWVPALELHLLPGVSHWVQQDAPVEVNRLLADWLDRNGG; encoded by the coding sequence ATGAACGACGACCCGACCACCAGCCTGCCGCCCTTCACCTGGACGCCAGATCCCGCCAGCGGCATCAGCCAGCGTTTCATCGACGCCAACGGCCAGACATTTGAACTCGCCGAATGCGGCGATCCCGTTTCGCCGCGCCTTGCCCTGTGCCTGCATGGATTTCCCGAACTCAATTACAGCTGGCGGGCGCAAATGCCGCTGCTCGCAGCGCGCGGCTGGCGGGTGTGGGCGCCCAACATGCGCGGCTATGGTGCCTCGTCAAAGCCCCAGGGCTGGATCAACTATCGTGTTGACACTCTGGTCGAGGATGTCGCCGCGCTGATCGACACGAGCGGTGCCCAGGAGGTGATGCTGATCGCCCATGACTGGGGTGCGATCATTGCCTGGCACTTTGCCATCCGCCGTCTGCGGCCGCTTACCCGGCTGGTGATCATGAATGTCCCGCACCCGATGTGCGCGCAGCGGGAGATCAGGCACTGGCATCAGCTCAAGAAGAGCTGGTACATGTTCTTTTTCCAGATCCCCGGTTTGCCCGAATGGTCGCTGACGCGCGATGGTGCCGCCGCGATCAGGCGTATCTTTGTCAACGACGCGCTCAACAAGCAGAATTTCACCCCGGACGTGCAGCAAGTCTATGCCGATGCTGCGCTGCGTCCCGGCGCGATGACCGCGATGCTCAACTATTATCGCGCCCTGTTTCGCACGCCCGATGGGCGCGATGCTGGCGACGGGATGGTCGATGTGCCGACGCTGATGCTGTGGGGCGACAATGATGTCGCGCTCGATGTTCGTTGCACCCATGGCACCGACCAGTGGGTGCCGGCCCTCGAACTGCACCTGTTGCCCGGCGTGTCCCACTGGGTGCAGCAGGATGCACCGGTTGAAGTCAACCGGCTGCTTGCCGACTGGCTCGACCGCAACGGCGGATAG
- the ribB gene encoding 3,4-dihydroxy-2-butanone-4-phosphate synthase — protein MSTNIIDRVRVLVEEGSITKSGLARAAGLHANTLRDLDSPEWNPTAETLRKLEDWLAYGSDGSPMATAEEIIDEARNGRMYILVDDEDRENEGDLVIPAQMATPAAINFMATHGRGLVCLTLTRSRVEALGLDLMSRANGTRHETAFTVSIEAREGVTTGISAADRARTIAVAIDSSRGRDDIVTPGHVFPLIARDGGVLVRAGHTEASVDISRLAGLNPSGVICEIMNDDGTMARLDDLIPFARKHGLKIGTIADLIAYRHRNDSLVECVNDEPFQSDYGGDWRMKSYRNKVDGSISLVLQKGAVDSNGVTLVRMHAMSPFHDLLGAPGPRKRRLQRSMEAIGAEGSGLIVVLMPPLPGSDAAAALAAGASPPGSMDLRAYGIGAQILADLGVHKMELLTPTHTNLVGLEGYGLEVVAERNIPGEAA, from the coding sequence ATGAGCACCAACATCATCGATCGTGTCCGCGTCCTCGTCGAGGAAGGCAGCATCACCAAATCCGGCCTCGCCCGTGCGGCTGGCCTCCACGCCAACACCTTGCGCGATCTTGATTCGCCTGAGTGGAATCCGACGGCGGAGACGCTGCGCAAGCTCGAGGATTGGCTGGCCTATGGCTCCGACGGCTCGCCGATGGCGACTGCCGAGGAAATCATCGACGAGGCGCGCAACGGCCGCATGTACATCCTTGTCGACGATGAGGACCGGGAAAATGAGGGCGATCTCGTCATTCCCGCACAGATGGCGACGCCCGCCGCCATCAATTTCATGGCCACCCATGGTCGCGGCCTCGTCTGCCTGACGCTGACCCGCAGCCGCGTCGAAGCGCTTGGCCTCGACCTGATGAGTCGCGCCAATGGCACGCGGCACGAAACCGCCTTCACCGTGTCAATCGAAGCGCGCGAAGGGGTGACCACCGGCATTTCCGCTGCCGACCGCGCCCGCACCATCGCGGTCGCCATCGACAGTTCGCGTGGTCGCGATGACATTGTCACGCCGGGCCATGTTTTTCCGCTGATTGCGCGCGACGGCGGCGTCCTCGTCCGCGCCGGCCATACCGAAGCCTCGGTCGATATCAGTCGTCTTGCCGGGCTCAATCCGTCGGGCGTGATCTGCGAGATCATGAATGACGACGGCACCATGGCCCGGCTCGACGACCTGATCCCCTTTGCCCGCAAGCATGGGCTGAAAATCGGAACCATTGCCGATCTCATCGCCTATCGTCATCGCAACGACAGCCTTGTCGAATGCGTCAATGATGAGCCGTTCCAGTCGGATTATGGCGGCGACTGGCGGATGAAAAGCTATCGCAACAAGGTTGATGGTTCGATCAGCCTGGTCCTGCAAAAGGGCGCGGTCGATTCCAATGGCGTCACGCTGGTGCGGATGCATGCCATGTCCCCTTTCCATGATCTGCTCGGCGCACCCGGCCCGCGCAAGCGCCGTCTGCAACGCTCGATGGAAGCCATTGGCGCCGAGGGCTCGGGTCTGATCGTTGTCCTCATGCCGCCGCTGCCTGGCTCCGACGCCGCAGCCGCGCTGGCCGCGGGTGCCAGCCCGCCGGGCAGCATGGACTTGCGCGCCTATGGTATTGGTGCGCAGATTCTGGCAGACCTTGGCGTGCACAAGATGGAGCTTCTGACGCCGACCCACACCAACCTCGTCGGCCTTGAAGGCTATGGCCTCGAAGTCGTCGCCGAACGCAACATTCCCGGAGAAGCGGCATAA
- a CDS encoding energy transducer TonB produces the protein MALPLMLLTAGLHRSRQPSIVDASTGYRPTGRHETAAATLTALITGGVGLGLVSALVMPQVDKVLPDPFEGWSVPTKPTESDPPPPQADPRTPAPESRITTVPTKLPPVTGESPVVPVSEPDLTPITPVTGQAETGPVADPLPPHVPVWREATRHPRFLDRFQPPYPSAMQREGIEGSCPVSVTINAGGRVTEVRDAGCTDPAFFRATERHALSQWRFVPATRDGTPTETSQTLTVRFRISADR, from the coding sequence ATGGCCTTGCCCCTGATGCTCCTGACCGCCGGCTTGCACCGGTCGCGCCAGCCCTCGATTGTCGATGCCTCAACCGGTTACCGGCCCACGGGGCGTCATGAAACTGCGGCCGCCACGCTGACCGCACTGATTACCGGCGGCGTCGGCCTGGGGCTTGTGTCCGCGCTGGTCATGCCACAGGTGGACAAGGTCCTGCCCGATCCCTTTGAGGGCTGGTCGGTACCGACCAAGCCGACCGAGTCCGATCCGCCTCCGCCCCAGGCCGATCCCAGAACCCCGGCGCCCGAAAGCCGGATCACCACGGTGCCCACGAAGCTGCCGCCCGTTACCGGCGAGTCTCCTGTGGTTCCTGTCAGCGAACCTGACCTCACGCCCATCACGCCCGTCACCGGACAGGCGGAAACCGGACCGGTCGCCGACCCTCTCCCGCCGCATGTGCCGGTCTGGCGCGAGGCCACGCGCCATCCGCGCTTTCTTGACCGGTTTCAGCCGCCCTATCCCTCCGCCATGCAGCGCGAAGGGATTGAGGGCAGTTGCCCGGTCAGCGTGACGATCAATGCGGGCGGTCGCGTGACCGAAGTGCGTGATGCGGGGTGCACCGATCCCGCCTTTTTCCGCGCCACCGAACGACATGCGCTGAGCCAGTGGCGCTTTGTGCCGGCAACGCGTGATGGCACGCCGACCGAGACCAGCCAGACGCTGACCGTCCGTTTCCGGATCAGTGCCGACCGTTAG
- the ribD gene encoding bifunctional diaminohydroxyphosphoribosylaminopyrimidine deaminase/5-amino-6-(5-phosphoribosylamino)uracil reductase RibD, producing the protein MPDRCDTRWMSAAISLAARGEGLTRPNPNVGCLIVTDGRVVGRGWTQAGGRPHAEAMALAGAGDSARGATAYVTLEPCAHASTRGPACADSLIAAGLARVVVATTDPDPRTNGEGIARLRAAGIRVDCGVGEVAARAAMPGWWSRVTRTRPFVTLKLATSLDGAIAMASGESRWITADRARAHAHLLRARCDAILVGRGTFDADRPALDVRLPGLEFRSPVRFVLTSSPLPASASGWTSLARPDAIKDHATVQHLLVEGGAGTAAAFLAGGLVDRLILYRAPILIGGGRPCLGDIGLASLSDAHGQWQLAGARQFGPDRVEIYQRDG; encoded by the coding sequence ATGCCGGACAGGTGCGACACGCGCTGGATGTCTGCGGCGATCAGCCTTGCAGCGCGCGGCGAAGGGCTGACCCGTCCCAACCCCAATGTCGGTTGCCTGATTGTTACCGACGGCAGGGTGGTTGGGCGCGGATGGACCCAGGCCGGTGGCCGCCCCCATGCCGAAGCGATGGCGCTGGCCGGGGCGGGCGACAGCGCGCGCGGGGCCACCGCTTATGTGACCCTCGAACCCTGTGCCCATGCCAGCACCCGTGGCCCGGCCTGCGCTGACTCGCTGATCGCCGCCGGACTGGCCAGGGTGGTGGTTGCCACCACCGATCCTGATCCGCGCACCAACGGCGAAGGAATCGCCCGACTGCGCGCCGCTGGCATCCGGGTCGATTGCGGCGTCGGGGAAGTGGCGGCGCGGGCGGCCATGCCCGGCTGGTGGTCGCGCGTCACGCGGACTCGCCCCTTTGTCACGCTGAAGCTGGCAACCAGCCTCGATGGGGCCATCGCCATGGCGTCGGGCGAAAGCCGTTGGATTACCGCTGACCGTGCCCGCGCCCATGCCCATCTGCTCCGCGCCCGCTGTGACGCCATCCTCGTGGGTCGAGGCACTTTCGACGCGGATCGGCCAGCGCTCGATGTCCGGCTCCCCGGGCTTGAATTTCGCTCGCCCGTCCGTTTTGTCCTGACCTCGTCACCCTTGCCCGCCAGTGCCAGCGGCTGGACCAGTCTCGCCCGTCCCGACGCGATAAAAGATCATGCTACCGTCCAGCATCTGTTGGTTGAGGGTGGGGCAGGAACGGCGGCCGCCTTCCTCGCCGGCGGGCTGGTCGACCGGCTGATCCTCTATCGCGCGCCCATCCTCATCGGCGGCGGGCGCCCCTGCCTCGGCGACATTGGCCTCGCCAGCCTTTCCGACGCGCATGGGCAGTGGCAACTTGCCGGCGCACGCCAGTTCGGCCCTGACCGCGTCGAGATATATCAACGCGACGGCTAA
- the ribH gene encoding 6,7-dimethyl-8-ribityllumazine synthase has product MAHILIVEARFYDHLNDMLLAGARRAIESAGHTHETLTVPGALEVPGAIALAAATHDYDAYVAIGVVIRGETYHFEIVAGESARAIMALTLDGLAIGNGILTTENEEQAIRRADPEQLDKGGGAAEAALAMLKLRQRFDA; this is encoded by the coding sequence ATGGCTCATATCCTCATCGTCGAAGCCCGCTTTTACGACCATCTCAACGACATGCTGCTCGCCGGTGCCCGCCGCGCTATCGAGTCCGCAGGGCATACGCATGAGACGCTGACTGTCCCGGGTGCGCTCGAAGTGCCTGGCGCCATTGCTCTGGCCGCCGCCACCCATGACTATGACGCCTATGTCGCCATCGGCGTGGTCATTCGCGGCGAAACCTATCATTTCGAGATTGTCGCCGGCGAAAGCGCCCGGGCGATCATGGCCCTGACCCTTGACGGCCTTGCCATCGGCAATGGCATTCTCACCACCGAGAATGAGGAGCAGGCTATCCGCCGCGCCGATCCGGAGCAACTGGACAAGGGCGGCGGCGCCGCAGAGGCAGCGCTTGCCATGCTGAAGCTGCGCCAACGGTTCGACGCCTGA
- a CDS encoding riboflavin synthase encodes MFTGIVTDIGTIRSSEQRGDIRLVIGCGYAMDRVAIGASIACSGVCLTVVEKGADWFAVDASGETLSKTASGMWATGRRLNLERALKVGDELGGHIVTGHVDGVGQVVSISEEGGSHHVVISISRDLAPFVATKGSITVDGVSLTVNAVEDGADDCRFHLNIIPHTWDVTTFADLAEGQAVNIEIDTLARYLQRMRDVLGN; translated from the coding sequence ATGTTCACCGGCATCGTCACCGACATCGGCACCATCCGCAGCAGCGAGCAGCGCGGCGACATTCGCCTCGTCATTGGCTGTGGCTATGCGATGGACAGGGTCGCCATCGGTGCCAGCATCGCCTGTTCGGGCGTCTGCCTGACGGTGGTGGAAAAGGGCGCGGACTGGTTCGCGGTCGATGCCAGCGGCGAAACCCTGTCCAAAACCGCGAGCGGCATGTGGGCGACCGGGCGCCGCCTCAACCTTGAACGTGCGCTCAAGGTGGGGGATGAACTGGGCGGCCACATCGTCACCGGCCATGTCGATGGCGTTGGACAGGTCGTGTCGATCAGTGAGGAAGGCGGCTCGCACCATGTCGTCATCAGCATCAGCCGCGACCTGGCCCCCTTTGTTGCAACCAAGGGCTCGATCACTGTCGATGGCGTCTCGCTGACGGTCAATGCAGTCGAGGATGGGGCCGACGATTGCCGCTTCCACCTCAACATCATCCCGCACACATGGGATGTAACCACCTTCGCCGATCTGGCCGAAGGACAGGCGGTCAATATCGAAATCGACACACTGGCCCGCTATCTCCAGCGGATGCGGGATGTGCTGGGGAACTGA